One Haloterrigena salifodinae DNA window includes the following coding sequences:
- a CDS encoding tRNA (N(6)-L-threonylcarbamoyladenosine(37)-C(2))-methylthiotransferase — protein sequence MARYHIETYGCTSNRGESREIERRLRDAGHYRVDGPDEADVAILNTCTVVEKTERNMLRRAEELSEETADLFITGCMALAQGEEFRAADVDGQVLHWDEVPEAVTNGECPTTTPDAEPILDGVVGILPIARGCMSDCSYCITKQATGKIDSPPIEENVEKARALIHAGAKEIRITGQDTGVYGWDEGERKLHRLLSEICEIEGDFRVRVGMANPKGVHGIREELAEVFAANDKLYDFLHAPVQSGSNDVLGDMRRQHQVDEYVEVVETFDDALDYWTLSTDFIVGFPTETDHDHAQSMALLRETRPEKINVTRFSKRPGTDAAEMKGLGGTVKKERSKEMSDVKRDIVADAYADMVGEVREDCLVVEQGTADSVKCRDSAYRQVIVQNASEYGLEPGDFVDLEVTAHETMYAFGEPV from the coding sequence ATGGCCCGGTATCACATCGAAACCTACGGCTGTACGTCCAACCGCGGGGAAAGCCGCGAGATCGAGCGCCGGCTCCGCGATGCGGGCCACTACCGGGTCGACGGACCGGACGAAGCCGACGTCGCCATCCTCAACACCTGTACCGTCGTCGAGAAGACCGAGCGGAACATGCTCCGGCGGGCCGAGGAGCTCTCGGAGGAGACCGCGGACCTCTTTATCACCGGCTGTATGGCCCTCGCGCAGGGTGAGGAGTTCCGCGCGGCCGACGTCGACGGCCAGGTGCTCCACTGGGACGAGGTGCCGGAGGCGGTCACCAACGGTGAGTGTCCGACGACGACCCCCGACGCCGAGCCGATTTTGGACGGCGTCGTCGGCATCCTCCCCATCGCCCGGGGTTGCATGTCCGACTGTTCGTACTGTATCACGAAGCAGGCGACGGGCAAGATCGACTCGCCCCCGATCGAGGAAAACGTCGAAAAGGCCCGTGCGCTGATCCACGCCGGCGCCAAGGAGATCCGCATCACCGGCCAGGACACCGGCGTCTACGGCTGGGACGAGGGCGAGCGGAAGCTCCACCGACTGCTCTCTGAAATCTGCGAGATCGAGGGCGACTTCCGAGTGCGCGTGGGGATGGCCAACCCGAAAGGGGTCCACGGCATCCGCGAGGAACTCGCCGAGGTCTTCGCCGCGAACGACAAACTCTACGACTTCCTGCACGCGCCCGTCCAGTCCGGCTCGAACGACGTGCTCGGTGACATGCGCCGCCAGCACCAGGTCGACGAGTACGTCGAGGTCGTCGAGACCTTCGACGACGCCCTGGACTACTGGACGCTCTCGACGGACTTCATCGTCGGCTTCCCCACCGAGACCGACCACGACCACGCGCAGTCGATGGCGCTACTTCGCGAGACCCGGCCCGAAAAGATCAACGTCACCCGTTTCTCGAAGCGCCCCGGCACGGACGCCGCCGAGATGAAGGGACTGGGCGGAACGGTCAAGAAGGAACGCTCGAAGGAGATGAGCGACGTCAAGCGCGACATCGTCGCCGACGCCTACGCCGACATGGTCGGCGAGGTCCGCGAGGACTGTCTCGTCGTCGAGCAGGGAACAGCCGACTCCGTGAAGTGTCGCGACTCGGCGTACCGGCAGGTTATCGTGCAAAACGCGAGCGAGTACGGCCTCGAGCCCGGCGACTTCGTCGACCTCGAGGTGACGGCCCACGAGACGATGTACGCGTTCGGCGAGCCGGTCTGA
- a CDS encoding AI-2E family transporter has protein sequence MNISKGFLLALVAVLAFLSWLLIAPFLQYALIAVLLAYILRPLQRRLEQRTSPMIAAMALVLLTITGFVIPLAIILTVVIQDATRIVENLNTDSVSLTEVESFIQEQTGVSVDLMSSLMDAARQGGQMVLEQSTAWLSALTHALIGFGLALFLLYYLLKDGNNLISWIRKRTPLPDDVQDDLYEELDEVMQAVLIGHVLIALVQGLLAGIGLIATGIPNAAFWTVIMVVLALIPIIGTFLVWGPAVIFLLATGEPLLAVGLFVYSTVIVGLSDDYLRPLVVDRYAELNPAVIIVGVLGGAYAFGFMGLFFGPVILGALRATLTVFHDNYERLEREKFGG, from the coding sequence GTGAACATCAGCAAGGGGTTTCTCCTGGCACTCGTCGCAGTTTTGGCCTTCCTCTCGTGGCTGCTCATCGCGCCGTTTCTCCAGTACGCTCTCATCGCCGTGCTCCTCGCGTACATTCTCCGCCCGCTCCAGCGCCGCCTCGAGCAGCGGACCTCGCCGATGATCGCCGCGATGGCGCTCGTCTTACTGACGATCACCGGCTTCGTGATCCCGCTCGCGATCATCCTCACGGTCGTCATCCAGGACGCCACGAGGATCGTGGAAAACCTCAACACCGACTCCGTCAGCCTCACGGAAGTCGAATCGTTCATCCAGGAGCAGACGGGGGTGAGCGTCGATCTGATGTCCTCGCTGATGGACGCGGCCCGGCAGGGCGGCCAGATGGTACTCGAGCAGTCGACCGCGTGGTTGAGCGCGCTCACCCACGCGCTGATCGGCTTCGGACTGGCGCTGTTCCTGCTGTACTACCTGCTCAAGGACGGGAACAATCTCATCAGCTGGATCCGGAAGCGGACGCCGCTCCCGGACGACGTGCAGGACGACCTCTACGAAGAACTCGACGAGGTCATGCAGGCCGTCCTCATCGGCCACGTCCTCATCGCCCTCGTGCAGGGCCTGCTCGCGGGGATCGGGCTGATCGCCACCGGGATTCCGAACGCCGCGTTCTGGACAGTCATCATGGTCGTCCTCGCGCTGATTCCGATCATCGGCACCTTCCTCGTCTGGGGGCCCGCCGTCATCTTCCTGTTGGCGACCGGCGAGCCGCTGCTGGCCGTTGGGCTGTTCGTCTACAGCACCGTCATCGTCGGCCTCTCGGACGACTACCTGCGGCCGCTCGTCGTCGACCGCTACGCCGAACTGAACCCCGCGGTCATCATCGTCGGCGTCCTCGGCGGCGCCTACGCCTTCGGCTTCATGGGGCTGTTCTTCGGGCCGGTGATCCTCGGCGCGCTCCGGGCCACGCTGACCGTCTTCCACGACAATTACGAACGCCTCGAGAGAGAGAAGTTCGGCGGCTGA
- a CDS encoding DUF547 domain-containing protein, with product MSTQLDPLSLSADLLYAVKTEGDTDWLRDHLATLERSCLDRALERRTAKLAFWLNCYNAYTQLLLEEGDELDGEAGRLERWKFVSRDRIPISGVLLSLADIEHGMLRRSKHPWGLGYVPRPFPSSFERRYRLPECDPRIHFAISHCAEPSPPITTYSPPDVDAELDVAVEWFLEETVTYDADANAATVPRLFRRYRGDFGGKRGIVSFLRTYDAIPAERRPSLEYESATRTPDVDFDADSDAFRP from the coding sequence ATGTCGACCCAGCTCGATCCCCTCTCCCTCTCTGCCGATCTGCTCTACGCGGTCAAGACCGAGGGTGATACCGACTGGTTGCGAGACCACCTCGCGACGCTCGAGCGATCGTGCCTCGACCGGGCCCTCGAGCGCCGGACCGCGAAATTGGCGTTCTGGCTCAACTGTTACAACGCCTACACCCAATTGCTCCTCGAGGAGGGGGACGAACTCGACGGCGAGGCGGGTCGCCTCGAGCGCTGGAAGTTCGTCTCCCGGGATCGGATCCCGATCAGCGGCGTTCTCCTCAGCCTCGCCGACATCGAACACGGTATGCTTCGGCGGTCGAAACATCCCTGGGGGCTCGGCTACGTCCCGCGGCCGTTTCCCTCGTCGTTCGAACGGCGGTACCGCCTTCCCGAGTGCGACCCGCGGATCCACTTCGCCATCAGCCACTGCGCCGAGCCCTCGCCGCCGATCACGACATACTCGCCGCCCGATGTGGACGCGGAACTGGACGTCGCCGTCGAGTGGTTCCTCGAGGAGACCGTTACGTACGACGCCGACGCCAACGCCGCCACCGTCCCGCGACTCTTCCGTCGCTACCGTGGCGATTTCGGCGGCAAACGCGGGATCGTCTCGTTTCTCCGGACGTACGACGCGATCCCGGCGGAGCGACGCCCGTCGCTCGAGTACGAATCGGCGACCCGGACGCCGGACGTCGACTTCGACGCCGATTCGGACGCGTTTCGTCCGTAG
- a CDS encoding amphi-Trp domain-containing protein, whose protein sequence is MDDSPTEVEFELERAYDREELAAVFREFGAALAEDRPLKIDDGERTATVSIPERVVAELEAEREDDEPPVAELELELEWDDPDGSTIRLGDSERGTPGVVGADAAAEGEPETDPAAATMPPEAVPGGPDADDASTDGDSRSESESVPADAESETQPQQDGRTSRFEVYEDRGGEWRWRLVHWNGNIVADSGEGYTSRSNAKRAARSVMRAAPTATVEDRED, encoded by the coding sequence ATGGACGACTCACCAACCGAAGTCGAGTTCGAACTCGAGCGCGCGTACGACCGCGAGGAACTCGCCGCCGTCTTCCGGGAGTTCGGGGCGGCCCTGGCCGAGGACCGACCGCTGAAAATCGACGACGGCGAGCGGACCGCGACGGTGTCGATTCCGGAGCGGGTCGTCGCCGAGTTGGAGGCCGAACGCGAGGACGACGAACCGCCCGTCGCCGAACTGGAACTGGAACTCGAGTGGGACGATCCGGACGGCTCGACGATACGGCTCGGCGACAGCGAGCGCGGAACGCCCGGTGTCGTCGGCGCCGACGCAGCCGCCGAAGGCGAACCCGAGACCGACCCCGCGGCGGCGACGATGCCGCCGGAGGCCGTTCCCGGCGGTCCGGACGCTGACGACGCGTCGACGGACGGCGACTCGCGCTCGGAGTCGGAGTCGGTGCCCGCGGACGCTGAATCGGAAACTCAACCACAACAGGACGGCCGAACCAGCCGGTTCGAAGTCTACGAGGACCGCGGCGGCGAGTGGCGCTGGCGGCTCGTCCACTGGAACGGGAACATCGTCGCCGACAGCGGCGAAGGGTATACCTCGCGGTCGAACGCGAAGCGAGCGGCCCGAAGCGTCATGCGGGCGGCGCCGACCGCGACCGTCGAGGATCGGGAGGACTGA
- a CDS encoding HNH endonuclease has protein sequence MTSRDWQADRRAVFDRDDRACRHCETTGDDADTTAFRTYPVGAVPLEGTVHKSSLATVCPDCFETLRFASDGSASPAESVSSEELFQLVRETTRVQGGAISDVASFASLATSLPTTLAAVGTTADAGDDSESTVAETAAAYRDGRREALLALDVADARLERVRAVDGTAFDADVRSSLSTVAETATDLQSTLREAVVRSEIVPVCLERCHGCFEPLEGETCSTCGLEARETVDWRGDEGEIAFERLFSSINDSLQGASTTTETLTDHTMTLASQLTES, from the coding sequence GTGACTTCCCGCGACTGGCAGGCCGACCGACGCGCCGTTTTCGACCGCGACGACCGCGCGTGTCGCCACTGCGAGACGACCGGCGACGACGCCGACACGACCGCCTTCCGAACGTACCCCGTCGGCGCCGTCCCCCTCGAGGGAACGGTCCACAAGAGTTCCCTTGCGACCGTCTGTCCTGACTGTTTCGAGACGCTCCGGTTCGCTTCCGACGGCTCCGCTTCGCCCGCCGAATCGGTCTCGAGCGAGGAACTGTTCCAGCTCGTCCGCGAGACGACCCGCGTGCAGGGCGGCGCCATCTCCGACGTCGCCTCCTTCGCCTCGCTCGCGACGTCGCTGCCGACGACGCTCGCGGCCGTCGGAACGACCGCCGACGCGGGGGACGACTCCGAGTCGACGGTCGCCGAGACCGCCGCGGCGTACCGCGACGGCCGCCGCGAGGCCCTGCTCGCGCTCGACGTCGCCGACGCGCGCCTCGAGCGCGTCCGGGCAGTCGACGGAACGGCGTTCGACGCCGACGTCCGCTCGTCGCTGTCGACGGTCGCCGAGACCGCGACCGACCTGCAGTCGACGCTGCGCGAGGCCGTCGTCCGCTCCGAGATCGTTCCCGTCTGCCTCGAGCGCTGTCACGGCTGTTTCGAGCCGCTCGAGGGCGAGACCTGTTCGACCTGCGGCCTCGAGGCCCGCGAGACGGTCGACTGGCGCGGCGATGAGGGCGAGATCGCGTTCGAACGGCTGTTCTCGTCGATCAACGACAGCCTCCAGGGTGCCTCGACGACGACGGAGACGCTGACCGATCACACGATGACGCTGGCGAGCCAGTTGACGGAGTCCTGA
- a CDS encoding Lrp/AsnC family transcriptional regulator: MDHRLDEIDRRIIYALMDDARNVSAPTIAADVSVSPGTVRNRIDQLEERGIITGYHANVDFERAAGHLANLFMCNAPVSERESMAQRAQVIPGVINVRELLTGRRNLHVLAVGEDTGDLRRIARALSDLGIEIEDEVLVQNETARPYSPFGPTDETHEAMLTDFISLSGDAEVAEVTVDRDARIAGMSLQEAAQRDVLDDDSLVVAIERDDAVVTPHGDTVIRPDDIVTLFARDGVADETIDVFHADNAAE; the protein is encoded by the coding sequence ATGGATCACCGGCTCGACGAGATCGATCGTCGAATCATCTACGCGCTGATGGACGACGCCCGAAACGTTTCGGCTCCGACGATCGCCGCGGACGTGAGCGTTTCTCCCGGAACGGTTCGAAACCGGATCGACCAACTCGAGGAGCGGGGAATCATCACCGGCTACCACGCGAACGTGGACTTCGAACGGGCGGCGGGACACCTCGCGAACCTCTTCATGTGCAACGCGCCGGTTTCGGAGCGCGAATCGATGGCTCAGCGTGCGCAGGTGATCCCCGGCGTCATCAACGTCCGTGAGTTGCTGACCGGCCGGCGGAACCTGCACGTGCTCGCGGTGGGCGAAGACACGGGCGATCTGCGGCGCATCGCGCGGGCGCTCTCGGATCTCGGCATCGAGATCGAGGACGAGGTGTTAGTCCAAAACGAGACCGCGCGCCCGTATTCGCCGTTCGGTCCCACGGACGAAACCCACGAGGCGATGCTGACGGACTTCATCAGCCTCTCCGGCGACGCCGAGGTCGCCGAGGTGACGGTCGACCGGGACGCCCGGATCGCCGGCATGAGCCTGCAGGAGGCGGCTCAGCGCGACGTGCTCGATGACGATTCCCTCGTCGTCGCGATCGAGCGGGACGACGCTGTCGTGACGCCCCACGGCGACACCGTGATCCGCCCCGACGACATCGTCACGCTGTTCGCCCGCGACGGCGTGGCCGACGAGACGATCGACGTGTTCCACGCCGACAACGCGGCGGAGTAA
- a CDS encoding amino acid permease: MSDEELAKDLGLLSALAIGMGTMIGAGIFVLPGVAAQEAGPIVVASFVIGGLIAMVNALAVSELGTAMPKAGGGYYYINRGLGPLFGSIAGMGDWMGLAFASAFYCIGFGGYLTDLLSGTMLALPTLELGLFALTDVQLGALIAGLLFVGVNYVGAKETGGVQTVIVAILLGILTVFAAFGFLHFEWSTLTTDGLAPTDAGYGAILPGTALVFVSFLGYAKIATVAEELKNPGRNLPIAVIGSVGIVTAIYAVLVGTMLGIVPWHSLHGKVPVSQVAEITFAGIPVLDAVGVTLISLAAMLATASSANASILSSARINFAMGRDKIVTDELNEIHPKYATPYRSIMLTGAVIIVFIAALGQDLEILSKAASVLHLIVYALMNVALIAFREADVPEYEPDFRVPFYPVTPILGAVLSFGLVAFMARIEIALSLAFVAVAVLWYAFYARTKTPRQGVLGEYILDRSEEMPDVAVSAASVARPDGSSEYRVMVPLANPRTEQHLIELASTLAAANDGVVHAVHIVEVPDQTPLDRGADQVDRLDDESAKLLERAREHAEDYGAKIETTTIVSHRSFEEVFDAARERDIDRVVMGWGGDRPWSAGRAERPLDELAHDLPCDFLVLKDRDYDPSRLLLPTAGGPDSDLSAEVARTLRSATGASIRLLHVVDDESEREAGEAFLSEWASEHDLADAEASVDASGDVEGAIARATDDRTLVIIGATERGLLSRLVRGSLVFDVVDELNCSVLLAERPTKRSLRERLFGKSE; this comes from the coding sequence ATGAGCGACGAAGAGCTCGCCAAGGACCTCGGCCTGCTGTCGGCGCTGGCGATCGGCATGGGGACGATGATCGGCGCCGGCATCTTCGTGCTGCCCGGCGTCGCGGCCCAGGAGGCCGGGCCGATCGTCGTCGCCTCGTTCGTCATCGGCGGCCTCATCGCGATGGTCAACGCCTTAGCGGTGAGCGAACTCGGGACGGCGATGCCGAAAGCCGGCGGCGGCTACTACTACATCAACCGCGGGCTCGGGCCGCTGTTCGGATCGATCGCGGGGATGGGCGACTGGATGGGGCTGGCCTTCGCCTCGGCATTTTACTGCATCGGGTTCGGCGGCTACCTCACCGACCTTCTGTCGGGAACGATGCTCGCGTTGCCGACCCTCGAGCTCGGCCTGTTCGCGCTGACGGACGTCCAACTCGGCGCGCTGATCGCTGGCCTGCTGTTCGTCGGCGTCAACTACGTCGGCGCGAAGGAGACCGGTGGCGTCCAGACGGTGATCGTCGCGATTCTGCTTGGCATTCTGACCGTCTTCGCGGCCTTCGGATTCCTCCACTTCGAGTGGTCGACACTGACGACCGACGGCCTCGCGCCGACCGACGCGGGCTACGGCGCGATCCTGCCGGGGACCGCCCTCGTGTTCGTCTCCTTCCTCGGCTACGCGAAGATCGCGACCGTCGCGGAGGAACTGAAGAACCCCGGCCGGAACCTGCCGATCGCGGTCATCGGCAGCGTCGGTATCGTGACGGCGATCTACGCGGTGCTCGTCGGAACGATGCTCGGGATCGTCCCGTGGCACTCACTGCACGGGAAGGTTCCCGTCTCGCAAGTCGCCGAGATCACGTTCGCCGGCATCCCCGTCCTCGACGCCGTTGGCGTGACGCTGATCTCGCTCGCGGCGATGCTGGCGACCGCTTCCAGCGCCAACGCGTCGATCCTCTCCTCGGCCCGGATCAACTTCGCGATGGGCCGCGATAAGATCGTCACGGACGAACTCAACGAGATCCACCCGAAATACGCGACGCCCTACCGATCGATCATGCTGACTGGCGCGGTCATCATCGTCTTCATCGCCGCGCTCGGGCAGGACCTCGAGATCCTCTCGAAGGCGGCGAGCGTCCTCCACCTGATCGTCTACGCGCTGATGAACGTCGCGCTGATCGCGTTTCGTGAGGCCGACGTGCCCGAGTACGAACCCGACTTCCGGGTGCCGTTCTACCCGGTGACGCCGATCCTCGGCGCGGTGCTCTCGTTCGGACTCGTCGCCTTCATGGCGCGGATCGAGATCGCGCTGAGCCTCGCGTTCGTCGCCGTCGCAGTGCTGTGGTACGCCTTCTACGCCCGCACGAAGACGCCCCGACAGGGCGTCCTCGGCGAGTACATCCTCGACCGCTCCGAGGAGATGCCCGACGTCGCGGTTTCGGCGGCCAGCGTGGCCCGACCCGACGGCTCGAGCGAGTACCGCGTTATGGTGCCGCTGGCCAATCCGCGCACCGAACAGCACCTGATCGAACTGGCCAGCACGCTCGCCGCCGCAAACGACGGCGTCGTCCACGCGGTCCACATCGTCGAGGTCCCCGACCAGACGCCGCTGGATCGCGGCGCCGATCAGGTCGATCGGCTCGACGACGAGTCCGCGAAGCTACTCGAGCGGGCCCGCGAACACGCCGAAGACTACGGCGCCAAGATCGAGACGACGACGATCGTCTCCCACCGCTCCTTCGAGGAGGTGTTCGACGCGGCCCGCGAACGCGATATCGACCGCGTCGTGATGGGCTGGGGCGGCGACCGGCCGTGGTCCGCGGGTCGGGCCGAGCGCCCGCTCGACGAACTCGCCCACGACCTCCCGTGTGACTTCCTGGTCTTGAAGGACCGCGACTACGACCCGTCCCGGCTCCTTCTGCCGACCGCCGGGGGCCCGGACTCCGATCTCAGCGCGGAGGTCGCGCGGACGCTTCGCTCGGCGACGGGCGCGTCGATCCGCCTGCTCCACGTCGTCGACGACGAGAGCGAACGCGAGGCCGGCGAGGCCTTCCTCTCGGAGTGGGCGTCCGAGCACGACCTCGCGGACGCCGAGGCGAGCGTCGACGCGTCGGGCGACGTCGAGGGCGCCATCGCCCGCGCCACCGACGATCGAACGCTCGTGATCATCGGGGCCACCGAGCGCGGCCTGCTCTCGCGGCTCGTCCGCGGCTCGCTGGTCTTCGACGTCGTCGACGAACTCAACTGCTCCGTCCTGCTCGCCGAACGGCCGACGAAGCGGTCGCTCCGCGAACGGCTGTTCGGCAAATCGGAGTGA
- a CDS encoding nucleoside phosphorylase, whose amino-acid sequence MATQPHLLVDDGDLTDRVLVPGDPGRVDRIADHCDDSETIAQNREYKVVNATYEGQELTICSTGIGCPSAAIAVEELANVGVETIIRVGTTGALQSGIEIGDMVVATGAAKAEGTTKRYEDVSYPAVPDYDVLSALVDSAEANDEDVQVGPVVSDDAYYAETDEHVADWEEAGLLAVEMEAAAIFSLARRRGLRAGAICTVDGNLVEGTQKGTDTEDDELPEKAKNNVGRAIDISLEAVTDL is encoded by the coding sequence ATGGCAACGCAGCCACACCTGCTGGTCGACGACGGCGACCTGACCGATCGCGTGCTCGTCCCGGGCGATCCCGGTCGCGTCGATCGCATCGCCGACCACTGCGACGACTCCGAGACCATCGCCCAGAACCGCGAGTACAAGGTCGTCAACGCGACCTACGAGGGACAGGAGCTGACGATCTGCTCGACCGGTATCGGCTGTCCGTCGGCGGCGATCGCCGTCGAGGAATTGGCCAACGTCGGCGTCGAGACGATCATCCGCGTCGGCACGACCGGCGCCCTCCAGTCGGGCATCGAGATCGGCGACATGGTCGTCGCGACCGGCGCCGCGAAAGCGGAGGGGACGACCAAGCGCTACGAGGACGTCTCCTATCCGGCCGTCCCCGACTACGACGTGCTGTCGGCGCTGGTCGACTCGGCCGAGGCCAACGACGAGGACGTGCAGGTCGGCCCGGTCGTCTCCGACGACGCCTACTACGCCGAGACCGACGAGCACGTTGCCGACTGGGAGGAGGCCGGCCTCCTGGCGGTCGAGATGGAGGCCGCCGCGATCTTCTCGCTGGCCCGCCGCCGAGGTCTGCGCGCGGGGGCGATCTGTACCGTCGACGGCAACCTCGTCGAGGGCACCCAGAAGGGTACCGACACCGAGGACGACGAACTGCCGGAGAAAGCGAAGAACAACGTCGGTCGCGCGATCGACATCTCGCTCGAGGCCGTCACCGACCTATAA
- a CDS encoding HalOD1 output domain-containing protein, whose product MTERRIRESSGCEFKRCIQYDRDTDEPPSIATATALARYFDDDIGSTSTRLYDYIDPDALDSLFADTHRGTSRAEGTVEFSVEDATVTVTPERVEVSPDC is encoded by the coding sequence ATGACGGAACGAAGGATCAGAGAGTCATCTGGATGCGAGTTTAAACGCTGCATTCAGTACGATCGAGACACGGACGAACCGCCGAGTATAGCTACTGCAACCGCACTAGCGCGGTACTTCGACGACGATATCGGTTCCACCAGCACCCGGCTGTACGACTATATCGACCCGGACGCACTCGACTCCCTCTTTGCGGACACGCACCGAGGGACGAGTCGGGCCGAGGGGACCGTCGAATTCAGCGTCGAGGACGCGACGGTGACGGTCACGCCCGAACGAGTGGAGGTTTCCCCCGACTGCTGA
- a CDS encoding carbohydrate kinase family protein, whose protein sequence is MSPTVLTAGHVNWDVTLRVDRLPAADGEATIRSQRQSGGGSAANVAAALAGLEVDAELIGSVGDDDNGLLARRGLEETGVSLSGIQVVEGAETAVKYLLVDDEGAVSILGNDGVNEAVRPADIDGDRVRAADHVHLTSQRPETAARIASIAAAADVTVSFDPGRRFGDRAYDETVAAADVLFVTKREAAALADAAAVDSEPTERIVAVTSGGDGAEIRTPDGSYAHPGFDVDSVDTAGAGDSFAAGFLASRLEGASIEDALEYANACGALTASREGARSAPMATEVEQFLDGRAD, encoded by the coding sequence ATGTCCCCTACCGTACTCACCGCCGGTCACGTCAACTGGGACGTGACGCTGCGCGTCGACCGACTCCCCGCCGCCGACGGCGAAGCGACGATCCGCTCACAGCGCCAGTCCGGCGGCGGCAGCGCAGCCAACGTCGCCGCCGCGCTCGCCGGCCTCGAGGTCGACGCCGAACTGATCGGCAGCGTCGGCGACGACGACAACGGTCTGCTGGCCAGGCGCGGCCTCGAGGAGACCGGCGTCTCGCTGTCGGGGATCCAGGTCGTTGAGGGAGCCGAGACGGCGGTCAAGTACCTGCTGGTCGACGACGAGGGCGCGGTCTCCATTCTGGGCAACGACGGCGTCAACGAGGCCGTTCGGCCGGCGGATATCGACGGCGACCGGGTTCGGGCGGCCGATCACGTCCACCTCACGAGCCAGCGCCCGGAGACCGCCGCGCGGATCGCCTCGATCGCCGCGGCGGCCGACGTCACCGTCAGTTTCGATCCCGGGCGTCGATTCGGCGACCGTGCGTACGACGAGACCGTCGCCGCGGCCGACGTTCTGTTCGTCACCAAGCGCGAAGCCGCGGCGCTGGCCGACGCAGCCGCCGTCGATTCCGAGCCGACCGAACGGATCGTCGCGGTCACGTCCGGCGGCGATGGCGCCGAGATCCGGACTCCCGACGGCAGCTACGCACATCCCGGGTTCGACGTCGACTCGGTCGACACGGCCGGCGCCGGCGACTCGTTCGCGGCGGGCTTTCTCGCGAGCCGACTCGAGGGCGCGTCGATCGAGGACGCCCTCGAGTACGCCAACGCCTGCGGCGCACTGACGGCGAGCCGGGAGGGTGCACGTAGCGCACCGATGGCGACCGAGGTCGAACAGTTTCTGGACGGGCGCGCGGATTGA
- a CDS encoding DUF63 family protein: MVLPEGFVLPPWYLLVPLLVILAGIIALLWVLEPPVTDRTVLAFAPWMMFGSALHVLYQLDAYPENVETLFATPTVYLVAAAVAGAAWIVAIFLYAGGLQPTISRFFGIAGTAFFAVFASIILNVSWGEETFNLFWPVIAVIAAGIVTAIVWVALSLWFTDVAATTSYTGALVVFGHTLDGVSTAVGYDVIGVEETVPLSALLLEAGGSLPIAEYVGAGWLFVLVKAALALVILGLFKEYVEDAPQQARIVLAGIAAIGLGPGVHNVLLFIAT; the protein is encoded by the coding sequence ATGGTATTACCCGAGGGGTTCGTGCTCCCACCGTGGTACCTCCTCGTCCCGCTGCTAGTGATACTGGCGGGGATCATCGCATTGCTGTGGGTTCTCGAGCCACCGGTAACCGATCGGACCGTGCTGGCGTTCGCGCCGTGGATGATGTTCGGCTCCGCCCTGCACGTCCTCTATCAACTCGACGCCTATCCGGAGAACGTCGAGACGCTGTTCGCGACGCCGACTGTCTACCTGGTCGCGGCGGCCGTCGCGGGCGCCGCCTGGATCGTCGCGATCTTCCTGTACGCCGGGGGACTCCAACCGACGATTTCGCGGTTCTTCGGCATCGCCGGGACCGCCTTCTTCGCCGTCTTCGCATCGATCATCCTCAACGTGAGCTGGGGCGAAGAGACGTTCAACCTCTTCTGGCCGGTCATCGCCGTCATCGCCGCCGGGATCGTCACCGCGATCGTGTGGGTCGCGCTGAGCCTGTGGTTTACCGACGTCGCGGCGACGACGAGTTACACCGGCGCGCTGGTCGTCTTCGGGCACACCCTGGACGGCGTCTCGACGGCCGTCGGCTACGACGTCATCGGCGTCGAAGAGACGGTTCCCCTGTCGGCGCTGCTGCTCGAGGCCGGCGGGTCGCTGCCGATCGCTGAGTACGTCGGCGCCGGCTGGCTGTTCGTCCTGGTGAAGGCCGCGCTGGCGCTGGTGATCCTCGGACTGTTCAAGGAGTACGTTGAGGACGCGCCCCAGCAGGCGCGGATCGTCCTCGCCGGGATCGCCGCGATCGGGCTCGGCCCCGGCGTCCACAACGTCTTGCTCTTCATCGCCACCTAG